The following proteins are co-located in the Haloarcula rubripromontorii genome:
- the truA gene encoding tRNA pseudouridine(38-40) synthase TruA, translated as MRAYRVAYDGRPYHGFQRQPDVDTVEGRLRSALVRLGVCERGEGLPERYAAAGRTDAGVSARAQTVAFDAPAWLSPVAFNGELPDDIRVWASAEVPDGFHATHDAAQRSYTYYLHAPTDADRPGRDPVDDQRWADAVDALAGTHDFHNLTSDDTGTERAVSIDWTREGQFLVVRVSAGGFCRGLVRRLVSLAAAVADGSAPLSKVDRVLSPEPVLGPDGVPPAPPEPLVLTDVSYPDVNFTRDDDAAVDARTVFARRRATARTTARVADHIADGL; from the coding sequence ATGCGCGCCTATCGCGTGGCCTACGACGGCCGACCGTACCACGGGTTCCAGCGCCAGCCTGACGTGGACACGGTCGAGGGCCGGCTCCGCTCGGCGCTCGTCCGCCTCGGCGTCTGCGAGCGCGGCGAGGGGCTACCCGAGCGGTACGCCGCTGCCGGCCGGACCGACGCTGGCGTATCCGCACGAGCACAGACCGTCGCCTTCGACGCGCCGGCGTGGCTCTCACCGGTGGCGTTCAACGGCGAACTACCGGACGACATTCGCGTGTGGGCAAGCGCCGAGGTCCCCGACGGCTTCCACGCGACCCACGACGCCGCTCAGCGCAGCTACACCTACTACCTGCACGCCCCGACGGACGCCGACCGGCCCGGACGCGACCCCGTCGACGACCAGCGGTGGGCCGACGCTGTCGACGCGCTCGCCGGGACACATGACTTTCACAACCTCACGTCCGACGACACCGGCACCGAGCGGGCCGTCAGTATCGATTGGACCCGGGAGGGCCAGTTTCTCGTCGTCCGGGTGAGTGCCGGCGGGTTCTGCCGCGGGCTGGTCCGCCGGCTCGTCTCGCTCGCGGCGGCCGTCGCGGACGGCTCGGCCCCGCTGTCGAAGGTCGACCGCGTCCTCTCGCCGGAGCCCGTTCTTGGCCCGGACGGCGTCCCACCCGCCCCGCCCGAACCGCTGGTGCTGACCGATGTCTCCTACCCGGACGTGAATTTTACTCGGGACGACGACGCCGCTGTGGATGCCCGGACAGTCTTCGCCCGACGGCGCGCGACTGCTCGAACAACTGCGCGAGTCGCCGACCACATCGCTGACGGACTGTAG
- a CDS encoding GNAT family N-acetyltransferase yields MSNAAAADHDFPRPPETFTDHDGRTVTIEAYDGDIDPLVEMYTDFGPDSRSQGVPPRTEADVRDWLPNLVEDGLNVVVWHEDRAVGHAVLVPYQDTSELAIFVHPDYQHAGIGSQLIRVLLGYGQENGLDRVWLSVSNTNHVARALYESVGFETIAKERVEMEMERAL; encoded by the coding sequence ATGTCCAACGCCGCCGCGGCGGATCACGACTTCCCTCGCCCGCCCGAAACGTTCACCGACCACGACGGGCGGACGGTGACAATCGAGGCTTACGACGGCGACATTGACCCACTCGTGGAGATGTACACTGACTTCGGCCCCGACTCCCGGTCACAGGGCGTGCCACCACGGACTGAGGCGGATGTCCGTGACTGGCTACCGAACCTTGTCGAAGACGGCCTGAACGTCGTTGTCTGGCACGAGGATCGCGCCGTCGGCCACGCCGTCCTCGTTCCGTATCAGGACACCTCGGAGCTTGCGATCTTCGTCCATCCGGACTACCAGCACGCTGGCATCGGCTCACAGCTCATCCGCGTACTGCTTGGCTACGGACAGGAGAACGGACTTGACCGCGTCTGGCTCTCCGTCTCGAACACGAACCACGTCGCCCGAGCGCTGTACGAGTCGGTGGGCTTCGAGACGATTGCCAAAGAACGCGTAGAGATGGAGATGGAACGGGCGCTGTGA
- a CDS encoding 30S ribosomal protein S19e, with product MATLYDVPPEELIEALTETLADEDDIEAPDWAEYTKTGVDRELPPEQEDFWARRAASLLRKVAVDGPVGVNALRSEYGTSKQGTTRYRVRPHQKTKGSGNIIRTALQQLEDAGYVETSENDGRRVTGEGRSLLDDTAGDLLTELDRPELERYA from the coding sequence ATGGCTACACTCTACGACGTTCCCCCCGAGGAACTCATCGAGGCACTCACGGAGACGCTCGCAGACGAAGACGACATCGAAGCGCCGGACTGGGCCGAATACACGAAAACCGGCGTCGACCGCGAACTCCCACCCGAGCAGGAAGACTTCTGGGCTCGACGCGCCGCCAGCCTCCTCCGGAAGGTCGCCGTCGACGGCCCCGTCGGCGTCAACGCCCTCCGCTCCGAGTACGGCACCTCGAAGCAGGGGACGACCCGCTACCGCGTTCGCCCCCACCAGAAGACCAAGGGCTCGGGCAACATCATCCGGACGGCGCTCCAGCAGCTCGAAGACGCCGGCTACGTCGAGACCAGCGAGAACGACGGCCGCCGCGTCACCGGCGAGGGTCGCAGCCTCCTCGACGATACTGCAGGCGACCTCCTGACGGAACTCGACCGTCCGGAACTCGAACGCTACGCGTAA
- a CDS encoding DUF7411 family protein — protein MRCALLYSGGKDSTLAALLLDPFYDVTLVSGSFGICNTDPAQESATAVGFDHATVELDPDVAHDAVEQMYDDGYPRNGIQQVHEHAVETVASGDWLADADGLDTLDAVADGTRRDDRVPTVDRPLAQSIEDRFGVDYLAPLAGIGRGAIDVMAADRLVVESGPSAEIPKADYEVELRALLRERYGVGAVADVFPEHTQSRVQGLQ, from the coding sequence ATGCGCTGTGCCCTGTTGTACAGCGGCGGCAAAGACTCGACGCTGGCGGCGCTTTTGCTTGATCCCTTTTACGATGTGACGCTCGTCAGCGGCTCGTTCGGCATCTGTAACACGGACCCTGCACAGGAGAGCGCAACGGCTGTTGGCTTCGACCACGCGACGGTCGAGCTGGACCCGGACGTGGCCCACGACGCTGTCGAGCAGATGTACGACGACGGCTACCCGCGAAACGGCATCCAGCAGGTCCACGAACACGCCGTCGAAACCGTCGCGAGCGGTGACTGGCTCGCTGATGCTGACGGTCTCGATACGCTCGACGCTGTGGCCGACGGCACCCGGCGCGACGACCGGGTGCCGACGGTGGACCGCCCGCTCGCACAGAGCATCGAGGACCGCTTCGGCGTGGACTACCTCGCGCCGCTTGCTGGCATCGGTCGTGGCGCTATCGACGTGATGGCCGCTGACCGATTAGTTGTCGAGAGCGGCCCCAGCGCCGAGATTCCGAAGGCAGACTACGAGGTCGAACTCCGGGCACTCCTGCGGGAGCGCTACGGCGTGGGCGCCGTGGCCGACGTGTTCCCCGAGCACACGCAGTCGCGCGTCCAGGGCCTGCAGTAG
- a CDS encoding DNA-binding protein: MSGDPSEEELEELRKKKMEQLKEQQGGESEGQEAAQQQAEAQKQAVLKQNLTDGARKRLNTVKMSKPQVGEQIEQQVVALARSGRVQGQIDEDQMKELLSELTPDSKSFDIKRR; the protein is encoded by the coding sequence ATGAGTGGCGACCCCAGCGAGGAAGAACTCGAAGAGCTCCGGAAAAAGAAGATGGAGCAGCTCAAGGAACAGCAGGGCGGCGAGAGCGAGGGTCAGGAGGCCGCGCAACAGCAGGCCGAAGCCCAGAAGCAGGCGGTTCTCAAGCAGAACCTCACGGACGGCGCTCGCAAACGGCTCAACACGGTCAAGATGTCCAAACCGCAGGTCGGCGAACAGATAGAACAGCAGGTCGTCGCGCTGGCCCGCAGCGGCCGTGTGCAGGGCCAGATTGACGAGGATCAGATGAAGGAACTCCTCTCGGAGCTGACGCCCGACTCAAAGAGCTTCGACATCAAGCGCCGGTAG
- a CDS encoding SHOCT domain-containing protein, whose product MNLPSIALPRWKLVATIAILSLGIAMLGGVAGLGNVIAPVSIILGWVILAPLVALLGSKLPMIESPADETAQDEADAPNATEPTVDPVDHLRERYARGELTDSEFERRLDRLLETESLSANSGTENEVRKTDREVSLETE is encoded by the coding sequence ATGAACCTCCCCTCCATCGCCCTCCCGAGATGGAAGCTCGTTGCGACCATCGCGATACTCTCGCTGGGTATCGCCATGCTTGGGGGTGTGGCCGGCCTCGGCAACGTGATTGCACCGGTCTCGATCATTCTCGGGTGGGTCATCCTCGCTCCGCTCGTCGCCCTTCTGGGGTCGAAACTGCCGATGATCGAGTCCCCGGCGGATGAGACAGCACAGGATGAAGCCGATGCACCCAACGCAACGGAACCGACGGTGGACCCGGTCGATCACCTCCGAGAGCGCTACGCCCGCGGCGAACTGACAGACAGCGAGTTCGAGCGGCGGCTGGACCGCCTGCTGGAGACCGAATCTCTCTCAGCGAACAGCGGAACCGAAAACGAGGTCCGTAAGACCGACAGGGAAGTCTCCCTCGAAACCGAATGA
- the pyrH gene encoding UMP kinase, which produces MKVVVSIGGSVLAPDLDADRVADYADAIQSLDAQGHTLGTVVGGGPTARDYIGSARDLGANEIELDQLGIAVTRLNGRLLIAALDDRAAPTPAESYDEGREAIRRGDIPVLGGIVAAQTTDAVAAAFAEYVGADLLVYATSVPGVYDADPNEDGDATRFDELGADELVDVIADIEMDAGSSAPVDLLAAKIIQRSGIRTIVLDGADPDRVVRAVEDGEFEGSEILPEA; this is translated from the coding sequence ATGAAAGTCGTCGTCTCCATTGGCGGGAGCGTACTGGCTCCGGACCTCGACGCGGACCGGGTCGCCGACTACGCCGACGCCATCCAGTCGCTCGATGCACAGGGGCATACACTCGGAACCGTCGTCGGCGGCGGGCCGACTGCACGTGACTACATCGGCAGCGCCCGCGACCTCGGCGCGAACGAGATCGAACTCGACCAGCTCGGTATCGCTGTCACGCGGCTGAACGGCCGGCTATTGATCGCCGCGCTGGACGACCGCGCGGCACCGACGCCCGCGGAGAGCTACGACGAGGGGCGAGAAGCCATCCGTCGCGGGGACATCCCCGTTCTCGGGGGCATCGTCGCCGCACAGACCACCGACGCCGTGGCGGCCGCGTTCGCGGAGTACGTCGGGGCTGACCTGCTCGTCTATGCCACGTCGGTTCCGGGCGTCTACGACGCCGACCCGAACGAGGACGGCGACGCGACGCGGTTCGACGAACTCGGCGCGGACGAACTCGTCGATGTGATCGCCGACATCGAGATGGACGCCGGCAGCAGCGCGCCGGTCGACCTACTCGCCGCGAAAATCATCCAGCGGTCCGGCATCCGGACGATAGTGCTCGACGGCGCTGACCCAGACCGCGTCGTGCGCGCGGTCGAAGACGGCGAGTTCGAAGGGTCTGAGATTCTCCCGGAGGCATAG
- a CDS encoding DUF7123 family protein, with product MSATATPSGEEEPSKEERLKSFLAEKASDGEMYFKSKFIADEVGLSPKEIGALMVKLKDSASEINVEKWSYTSATTWRIEPA from the coding sequence ATGAGCGCTACTGCAACGCCCTCCGGCGAGGAAGAGCCCTCCAAAGAAGAGCGACTGAAGTCGTTCCTCGCAGAGAAGGCAAGTGACGGCGAGATGTATTTCAAGAGCAAGTTCATCGCCGACGAAGTCGGTCTCTCCCCGAAGGAGATCGGTGCCCTGATGGTCAAGCTCAAGGACAGCGCGTCCGAGATCAACGTCGAAAAGTGGTCGTACACGAGCGCGACCACCTGGCGTATCGAGCCGGCGTAG
- a CDS encoding RAD55 family ATPase produces MGNGSVDAARGETVTQRFEMGVRALDRQLNGGIPTGSLVTLLAEPASQAELFLSEFVARQETVYLSGEQAPTTIASALRSQRETYDDLAVSQLDREAPVSDALAHVKGLTEGSLLVVDPVEPLERADTGEFRAFLETLQARLTQTNSVAVLHALKHDATPSQRHRTEYTSDMVLDLETERRDDAIENRLYIPKFRGGRALTEPIRLDLTDRIRVDTTRDIA; encoded by the coding sequence ATGGGCAACGGCTCGGTGGACGCGGCGCGGGGTGAGACAGTGACACAGCGATTCGAGATGGGGGTCCGGGCGCTGGACCGGCAGCTCAACGGCGGCATTCCGACTGGAAGCCTTGTCACGCTGCTCGCTGAGCCGGCGAGTCAGGCGGAGCTGTTTCTCTCCGAGTTCGTCGCCCGACAAGAGACGGTGTATCTCTCCGGCGAGCAGGCACCCACGACGATTGCGTCGGCGCTGCGGTCACAGCGAGAAACCTACGACGACCTCGCGGTCAGTCAATTAGACCGGGAGGCTCCGGTCAGCGATGCGCTCGCTCATGTCAAGGGGCTCACCGAAGGGTCGCTCCTCGTCGTCGACCCGGTCGAGCCGCTTGAGCGCGCCGATACAGGGGAGTTTCGGGCCTTCCTCGAAACGCTGCAGGCCAGACTCACACAGACCAACAGCGTCGCGGTCCTGCACGCGCTCAAGCACGACGCAACGCCGTCACAGCGCCACCGGACGGAGTACACAAGCGACATGGTGCTCGACCTCGAAACGGAGCGACGCGACGACGCCATCGAAAACAGGCTCTATATTCCGAAGTTCCGCGGGGGACGAGCGCTCACCGAGCCGATCCGTCTCGACCTCACCGACCGCATCAGGGTGGATACCACCCGAGATATCGCCTGA
- a CDS encoding lysylphosphatidylglycerol synthase transmembrane domain-containing protein: MDGNRMATVVGFTAALAVLAGLVWLVGIDETLAALATADPGALLAVAGIAILWLVSWGLALWTVLQALGAPVAPHTAVLVFVAAVFSNNVTPFGQAGGEPLSALLISTAADSEYETGLAAIATVDTVHFLPSVGYAIVGFTFVAAGAVQLTRNLTFAAGAVAALAVGIPTIAVLGWRHRDRVQAAVIRGVVPALAALSSVMPRWSPPSAENIEARIEGFFSAIERIATDRRTVLQTFGLSAFGWVCLSASLWTSLYAVGAPVPVEVVLLVVPVGSIASVVPLPGGSGAIETVLVTLLVSTAPVSAALATSAVLIHRVGSYLLPTIIGGGVAAALSVDQATSPEE; the protein is encoded by the coding sequence ATGGATGGGAACCGGATGGCGACTGTCGTCGGATTCACGGCAGCGCTTGCCGTTCTCGCGGGGCTGGTGTGGCTTGTCGGCATCGACGAGACGCTGGCCGCGCTCGCGACAGCGGACCCGGGGGCGTTGCTCGCCGTCGCAGGTATCGCCATACTGTGGCTCGTCTCGTGGGGATTAGCGCTGTGGACGGTCCTGCAGGCGCTGGGCGCACCGGTGGCACCACACACTGCCGTACTCGTATTCGTCGCCGCTGTGTTCTCGAACAACGTCACACCCTTTGGCCAGGCCGGCGGCGAGCCGCTGAGCGCGCTGCTGATCTCGACGGCCGCCGACTCCGAGTACGAGACCGGGCTGGCGGCTATCGCCACTGTCGATACGGTCCACTTCCTCCCGTCGGTCGGGTACGCCATCGTCGGCTTCACCTTCGTCGCCGCTGGAGCGGTCCAGCTGACCCGGAATCTGACGTTTGCAGCCGGTGCTGTCGCAGCGCTTGCGGTCGGCATCCCCACTATTGCTGTCCTGGGCTGGCGACATAGAGACCGCGTACAGGCGGCAGTCATTCGGGGTGTTGTCCCGGCTCTGGCTGCGCTGTCGAGCGTTATGCCCCGGTGGTCACCGCCGTCTGCGGAAAACATCGAGGCGCGAATCGAGGGATTCTTTTCGGCTATCGAGCGCATCGCGACCGACCGCCGGACGGTCCTCCAGACCTTCGGGCTTTCGGCGTTTGGCTGGGTCTGCCTGTCGGCGTCGCTGTGGACGTCGCTGTACGCCGTTGGGGCACCAGTTCCGGTCGAAGTTGTCCTGCTCGTTGTCCCCGTCGGGAGCATCGCCAGCGTCGTCCCGCTACCCGGCGGGTCCGGCGCTATCGAGACGGTACTCGTGACGCTGCTCGTCTCGACGGCCCCGGTTTCGGCCGCACTCGCTACCTCCGCAGTACTGATCCACCGCGTCGGGAGCTACCTGTTGCCGACGATCATCGGCGGCGGCGTCGCCGCCGCACTCAGTGTCGATCAGGCTACCTCGCCCGAGGAGTGA
- a CDS encoding site-2 protease family protein: MSGSADDPPSPDRLAGVFSVSSVRRGDGTVQYIGDPLVSPAAVTEQLRPVFRQQGYDVRLEELGPASNGGTTVVGGPGDSDSITALSDGLHAGRDQYALVAEPIDTDTGLPWLNIGLLLATIASTLYVGASAWYYIPVAEAPLRVFEAWPFAVAMLGVLGIHELGHYAAARYHGVDVTLPYFIPFPSYLGTMGAVINIRGRIPDRTALFDIGVAGPLAGLVATTIVTIIGLSIDPITVPERVANSDTGVIITFNYPLLFQALEALVDALGLGTEIGPGESVHPIVFAGWAGMFFTFLNLLPVGQLDGGHIVRSIVGQRQETVAAAVPGALFALAGYLYFTRDPPPVGFGVWGLWVFWGLFATGLAYAGPARPTVDTTLDRRRTLLGLLTFLLGLACFTPVPFEISAI; the protein is encoded by the coding sequence ATGAGTGGCTCCGCCGATGACCCGCCGTCGCCTGACCGACTGGCCGGCGTGTTCTCCGTCTCGTCAGTGCGGCGGGGAGACGGGACTGTTCAGTATATCGGCGACCCGCTAGTGTCACCAGCCGCCGTCACTGAGCAGCTCAGGCCGGTGTTCCGACAGCAGGGCTACGACGTTCGGCTCGAAGAACTCGGTCCCGCGAGCAACGGCGGCACGACCGTTGTCGGCGGTCCGGGCGACAGCGACTCGATTACCGCCCTTAGTGACGGGTTGCACGCGGGTAGAGACCAGTACGCGCTAGTGGCGGAACCCATTGACACGGACACCGGCCTCCCGTGGCTCAACATTGGGCTCCTGCTCGCGACCATCGCCTCGACGCTGTACGTCGGGGCGAGCGCCTGGTACTACATCCCGGTCGCCGAGGCCCCGCTTCGCGTCTTCGAGGCCTGGCCGTTCGCCGTGGCGATGCTGGGCGTGCTGGGCATCCACGAACTGGGCCACTACGCCGCAGCCCGCTACCACGGCGTCGACGTGACGCTCCCGTATTTCATCCCGTTCCCGTCGTATCTCGGCACGATGGGAGCGGTCATCAACATCCGCGGGCGCATCCCTGACCGCACGGCGCTGTTCGACATCGGCGTCGCCGGGCCGCTGGCTGGCCTTGTCGCGACGACAATCGTCACGATCATCGGCCTCTCGATAGACCCGATTACGGTCCCGGAACGCGTGGCAAACAGCGACACCGGCGTCATCATCACATTCAACTATCCGCTCCTGTTTCAGGCGCTGGAAGCGCTGGTGGACGCGCTGGGGCTCGGGACCGAGATCGGTCCCGGCGAGTCGGTCCATCCAATCGTGTTCGCTGGCTGGGCCGGGATGTTCTTCACCTTCCTGAATCTCCTCCCCGTCGGGCAACTCGACGGCGGCCACATCGTGCGGTCCATCGTCGGCCAGCGACAGGAGACCGTCGCCGCCGCCGTGCCCGGCGCACTGTTTGCACTCGCCGGCTACCTGTATTTCACCCGCGACCCGCCGCCGGTCGGCTTCGGCGTCTGGGGACTGTGGGTATTCTGGGGCCTGTTCGCTACCGGACTCGCGTATGCGGGCCCCGCCAGACCGACCGTGGACACGACGCTGGACCGACGGCGGACGCTGCTTGGCCTGCTTACGTTCCTGCTTGGGCTGGCCTGTTTCACGCCGGTGCCGTTCGAAATCAGCGCGATCTGA
- the thiL gene encoding thiamine-phosphate kinase — MDERAALADLADRLPDAGDDCAVVDGQVITTDMLHERTDFPAGTTRYTAGWRAVAASLSDVAAMGADATAAVAAYGAPTFEAEELGAFVDGAQDVCHAVGAEYVGGDLDSHDEFTVATTAIGSAAAPVRRSGASPGDAVCVTGTLGRSAAALELFDRGDVDHANDLFRFEPRVRAGAALRPHATAMMDSSDGLARSLHQLAEASGCGFAIEEPLPVDEQADALAETEQERREFGVFFGEDFELVCTLPESDVSEARAAVPCPLHRIGTATERGVTLDGEPLRDRGYSH, encoded by the coding sequence ATGGACGAGCGGGCTGCACTCGCCGACCTCGCCGACCGGCTTCCCGACGCTGGCGACGACTGCGCCGTCGTGGACGGACAGGTCATCACGACCGACATGCTCCACGAGCGGACGGACTTCCCGGCGGGGACGACCCGCTACACGGCCGGCTGGCGAGCCGTCGCGGCCTCGCTGTCGGATGTAGCGGCGATGGGTGCCGACGCAACTGCGGCGGTGGCCGCGTACGGCGCACCGACATTCGAGGCGGAGGAACTCGGGGCGTTCGTCGACGGCGCACAGGACGTGTGTCACGCGGTCGGTGCAGAGTACGTCGGCGGCGACCTGGACAGTCACGACGAGTTTACCGTCGCGACGACGGCCATCGGCTCCGCGGCTGCCCCGGTCCGGCGCTCGGGCGCGTCGCCCGGTGACGCGGTCTGTGTCACCGGCACGCTCGGTCGCTCAGCCGCCGCCCTCGAACTGTTCGACCGGGGAGACGTCGACCACGCGAACGACCTCTTCCGGTTTGAGCCGCGCGTACGTGCGGGCGCTGCGCTCCGACCGCACGCGACGGCGATGATGGATTCGAGCGACGGGCTGGCCCGCTCGCTGCACCAGTTGGCCGAGGCCAGCGGCTGTGGCTTCGCTATCGAGGAGCCACTGCCAGTAGACGAGCAGGCCGACGCGCTTGCGGAGACTGAACAGGAGCGCAGGGAGTTCGGTGTATTCTTCGGCGAGGACTTCGAGCTGGTGTGTACGTTGCCCGAGTCCGACGTGTCCGAAGCCAGAGCGGCAGTGCCATGCCCGCTTCACCGAATCGGTACGGCCACCGAGCGCGGCGTCACGCTCGACGGCGAGCCGCTTCGGGACCGGGGCTACTCTCACTGA
- the hisS gene encoding histidine--tRNA ligase: MYDSVKGFRDFYPEEMQARRWAMDTLEDVAQRYGFREIGTPALEPTEMYVDKSGEEIVEELYSFEDKGRREVALTPELTPTVARMFVAKQQELSKPIKWVSTRPFWRYEEPQQGRFREFYQTNVDIFGSSEPTADAEILAVAVDMLTDLGLTGEDFEIRVSHRDILAGVLESFGADVDVPEAIRAVDKRAKVDHDDYLDALVEAGLNYGQADKFDEMLQIDAEEIETLADLTGSEDVRAATDNLQAVLDAAADFGVREHLTVSLTTARGLDYYTGVVFECFDSTGEVSRSVFGGGRYDDLIEGFGGQPTPAVGFAPGHATLQLLCQRAGVWPAEELSTDYYVLQVGDTRPTAARIARELRERGHVVESDVADRSFGAQMGYADGINAETVVIVGEQDLENDEVTLKEMDDGEQVSVPLSAFPGDHDRPTFEDFAE; this comes from the coding sequence ATGTACGACTCCGTCAAGGGCTTTCGCGATTTCTACCCCGAGGAGATGCAGGCTCGGCGGTGGGCTATGGACACGCTGGAAGATGTCGCACAGCGCTATGGCTTCCGAGAGATCGGCACGCCGGCGCTGGAACCGACAGAGATGTACGTCGACAAGAGCGGCGAGGAGATCGTCGAGGAACTGTACAGCTTCGAGGACAAGGGTAGACGCGAGGTCGCACTCACGCCGGAGCTGACGCCGACCGTCGCGCGGATGTTCGTCGCCAAGCAACAGGAACTCTCGAAACCGATCAAATGGGTCTCGACGCGACCGTTCTGGCGCTACGAGGAACCCCAGCAGGGCCGGTTCCGGGAGTTCTACCAGACCAACGTCGACATCTTCGGGTCGTCGGAGCCGACCGCGGACGCCGAGATTCTGGCCGTCGCCGTTGACATGCTCACCGATCTCGGGCTGACCGGCGAGGACTTCGAGATTCGCGTCTCCCACCGGGATATCCTCGCGGGCGTGCTGGAGTCGTTCGGGGCCGACGTGGACGTGCCCGAGGCGATCCGCGCGGTCGACAAGCGGGCGAAAGTCGACCACGACGACTACCTCGACGCGCTCGTCGAGGCGGGACTCAACTACGGACAGGCCGACAAATTCGACGAGATGCTGCAGATCGACGCAGAGGAAATCGAAACGCTCGCGGACCTCACCGGCTCCGAGGACGTTCGCGCGGCGACCGACAACCTGCAGGCAGTCCTCGATGCGGCTGCGGACTTCGGCGTCCGCGAGCACCTCACCGTCTCGCTGACGACCGCACGCGGGCTTGACTACTACACCGGCGTCGTCTTCGAGTGCTTCGACTCGACGGGCGAGGTCTCCCGGTCGGTGTTCGGCGGCGGCCGCTACGACGATCTCATCGAGGGCTTCGGCGGCCAGCCGACGCCGGCAGTCGGGTTCGCGCCCGGCCACGCCACGCTCCAACTCCTCTGCCAGCGCGCCGGCGTCTGGCCCGCCGAGGAACTCTCGACGGACTACTACGTCCTGCAGGTCGGCGACACCCGTCCGACCGCGGCCCGCATCGCACGGGAGCTGCGTGAGCGCGGGCACGTCGTCGAGAGCGACGTAGCCGACCGCTCGTTCGGCGCGCAGATGGGCTACGCCGACGGCATCAACGCCGAGACGGTCGTCATCGTCGGCGAGCAGGACCTCGAAAACGACGAGGTGACGCTCAAGGAGATGGACGACGGCGAGCAGGTGAGCGTCCCGCTCTCGGCGTTCCCCGGCGATCACGACCGGCCGACGTTCGAGGACTTCGCGGAGTAG